One stretch of Thalassophryne amazonica chromosome 19, fThaAma1.1, whole genome shotgun sequence DNA includes these proteins:
- the srsf5a gene encoding serine and arginine rich splicing factor 5a isoform X2, with product MSGSGSRVFIGRLSPHARERDVEKFFRGYGRIREINLKNGFGFVEFDDYRDADDAVYELNGKELCNERVTIEHARSRKGRNSGPGMGRFNSYRSPRSSGSRYGPPVRTDHRLIVENLSSRISWQDLKDMMRKAGEVTFVDAHRPTKNEGVVEFASRSDMKNAIAKFDGTELNGRKLKIFEDGRGRSKSRSRSRSYSRSKSRSGSRNRSRSRSRSASRTPEKKTSGGGKSTNRSPSRSKSRSKSRSKSRSKSRSKSRSKSRSKTHSKSHSKSRSKSRSKSRSRSPVPAENKRSPSRSRSRSRSASGDSKH from the exons ATGAGTGGGTCTGGGTCTCGTGTCTTCATTGGCCGCTTGAGCCCTCATGCCAGAGAAAGAGATGTGGAGAAGTTTTTCAGGGGATATGGACGAATCCGGGAAATCAATTTGAAGAATGGATTTGGCTTTGTG gAATTTGATGATTACAGAGATGCTGATGATGCTGTTTATGAATTGAATGGCAAAGAATTGTGCAATGAAAG AGTCACCATTGAGCATGCTAGATCCAGAAAAGGGAGAAATTCTGGTCCTGGAATGGGACGTTTTAACAGCTATCGTTCTCCTCGCAGCAGTGGGTCCAG GTATGGCCCTCCTGTGCGGACTGACCATAGACTCATTGTAGAGAACCTCTCTTCACGCATTAGCTGGCAG GATCTGAAGGACATGATGAGAAAAGCAGGTGAAGTTACTTTTGTGGATGCTCACAGACCCACCAAAAATGAAGG GGTGGTTGAGTTTGCTTCTCGCAGTGATATGAAGAATGCCATTGCAAAGTTTGATGGAACAGAGCTGAATGGCCGCAAGCTAAAGATCTTTGAGGATGGCAGAGG CCGGAGCAAGAGCCGCTCACGGTCCCGCAGCTATTCCCGCTCAAAGAGCCGTTCTGGGAGTCGCAACCGTTCCAGGAGTCGTTCCAGATCTGCCAGTCGTACTCCAGAAAAGAAGACGTCAGGTGGGGGCAAGAGCACAAACAGATCTCCGTCCCGGTCCAAGTCCCGCTCCAAGTCCCGATCAAAGTCCCGCTCCAAGTCACGATCAAAGTCTCGCTCCAAGTCCCGCTCAAAGACCCACTCCAAGTCTCACTCCAAGTCCCGATCAAAGTCCCGGTCCAAGTCCCGCTCACGTTCACCTGTTCCTGCTGAAAACAAACGGTCCCCTTCTCGATCCCGCTCTCGTTCCCGCTCTGCCTCAGGAGATAGCAAACACTAA
- the srsf5a gene encoding serine and arginine rich splicing factor 5a isoform X3: MSGSGSRVFIGRLSPHARERDVEKFFRGYGRIREINLKNGFGFVEFDDYRDADDAVYELNGKELCNERVTIEHARSRKGRNSGPGMGRFNSYRSPRSSGSRYGPPVRTDHRLIVENLSSRISWQDLKDMMRKAGEVTFVDAHRPTKNEGVVEFASRSDMKNAIAKFDGTELNGRKLKIFEDGRGRSKSRSRSRSYSRSKSRSGSRNRSRSRSRSASRTPEKKTSGGGKSTNRSPSRSKSRSKSRSKSRSKSRSKSRSKSRSRSPVPAENKRSPSRSRSRSRSASGDSKH; encoded by the exons ATGAGTGGGTCTGGGTCTCGTGTCTTCATTGGCCGCTTGAGCCCTCATGCCAGAGAAAGAGATGTGGAGAAGTTTTTCAGGGGATATGGACGAATCCGGGAAATCAATTTGAAGAATGGATTTGGCTTTGTG gAATTTGATGATTACAGAGATGCTGATGATGCTGTTTATGAATTGAATGGCAAAGAATTGTGCAATGAAAG AGTCACCATTGAGCATGCTAGATCCAGAAAAGGGAGAAATTCTGGTCCTGGAATGGGACGTTTTAACAGCTATCGTTCTCCTCGCAGCAGTGGGTCCAG GTATGGCCCTCCTGTGCGGACTGACCATAGACTCATTGTAGAGAACCTCTCTTCACGCATTAGCTGGCAG GATCTGAAGGACATGATGAGAAAAGCAGGTGAAGTTACTTTTGTGGATGCTCACAGACCCACCAAAAATGAAGG GGTGGTTGAGTTTGCTTCTCGCAGTGATATGAAGAATGCCATTGCAAAGTTTGATGGAACAGAGCTGAATGGCCGCAAGCTAAAGATCTTTGAGGATGGCAGAGG CCGGAGCAAGAGCCGCTCACGGTCCCGCAGCTATTCCCGCTCAAAGAGCCGTTCTGGGAGTCGCAACCGTTCCAGGAGTCGTTCCAGATCTGCCAGTCGTACTCCAGAAAAGAAGACGTCAGGTGGGGGCAAGAGCACAAACAGATCTCCGTCCCGGTCCAAGTCCCGCTCCAAGTCCCGATCAAAGTCCCGCTCCAAGTCACGATCAAAGTCTCGCTCCAA GTCCCGCTCACGTTCACCTGTTCCTGCTGAAAACAAACGGTCCCCTTCTCGATCCCGCTCTCGTTCCCGCTCTGCCTCAGGAGATAGCAAACACTAA
- the srsf5a gene encoding serine and arginine rich splicing factor 5a isoform X1, protein MSGSGSRVFIGRLSPHARERDVEKFFRGYGRIREINLKNGFGFVEFDDYRDADDAVYELNGKELCNERVTIEHARSRKGRNSGPGMGRFNSYRSPRSSGSRYGPPVRTDHRLIVENLSSRISWQDLKDMMRKAGEVTFVDAHRPTKNEGVVEFASRSDMKNAIAKFDGTELNGRKLKIFEDGRGRSKSRSRSRSYSRSKSRSGSRNRSRSRSRSASRTPEKKTSGGGKSTNRSPSRSKSRSKSRSKSRSKSRSNPDQSPGPSPAHVHLFLLKTNGPLLDPALVPALPQEIANTKICPAVGHDRLIMHTISPYGTM, encoded by the exons ATGAGTGGGTCTGGGTCTCGTGTCTTCATTGGCCGCTTGAGCCCTCATGCCAGAGAAAGAGATGTGGAGAAGTTTTTCAGGGGATATGGACGAATCCGGGAAATCAATTTGAAGAATGGATTTGGCTTTGTG gAATTTGATGATTACAGAGATGCTGATGATGCTGTTTATGAATTGAATGGCAAAGAATTGTGCAATGAAAG AGTCACCATTGAGCATGCTAGATCCAGAAAAGGGAGAAATTCTGGTCCTGGAATGGGACGTTTTAACAGCTATCGTTCTCCTCGCAGCAGTGGGTCCAG GTATGGCCCTCCTGTGCGGACTGACCATAGACTCATTGTAGAGAACCTCTCTTCACGCATTAGCTGGCAG GATCTGAAGGACATGATGAGAAAAGCAGGTGAAGTTACTTTTGTGGATGCTCACAGACCCACCAAAAATGAAGG GGTGGTTGAGTTTGCTTCTCGCAGTGATATGAAGAATGCCATTGCAAAGTTTGATGGAACAGAGCTGAATGGCCGCAAGCTAAAGATCTTTGAGGATGGCAGAGG CCGGAGCAAGAGCCGCTCACGGTCCCGCAGCTATTCCCGCTCAAAGAGCCGTTCTGGGAGTCGCAACCGTTCCAGGAGTCGTTCCAGATCTGCCAGTCGTACTCCAGAAAAGAAGACGTCAGGTGGGGGCAAGAGCACAAACAGATCTCCGTCCCGGTCCAAGTCCCGCTCCAAGTCCCGATCAAAGTCCCGCTCCAAGTCACGATCAAA TCCCGATCAAAGTCCCGGTCCAAGTCCCGCTCACGTTCACCTGTTCCTGCTGAAAACAAACGGTCCCCTTCTCGATCCCGCTCTCGTTCCCGCTCTGCCTCAGGAGATAGCAAACACTAAGATTTGTCCAGCTGTGGGTCATGATAGACTGATAATGCACACCATAAGCCCATATGGTACCATGTGa